The proteins below are encoded in one region of Saccopteryx leptura isolate mSacLep1 chromosome 1, mSacLep1_pri_phased_curated, whole genome shotgun sequence:
- the CYB561A3 gene encoding lysosomal membrane ascorbate-dependent ferrireductase CYB561A3 has translation MAVGWFYLASLALSFLGSMCILFTVYWMSRWHGGFAWDGSILTFNCHPVLMVAGMVVFYSAASLVYRLPQSWVGPKWPWKIAHASLQLMAFILTVLGLVAVFKYHNQAQIANLYSLHSWLGITTVFLFACQWFLGFAVFLLPWASVRLRSLLKPVHVFFGTSILSLTIASVISGVNEKLFFSLKNVTNPYSSLPGEALFANSTGMLVVVFGLLVLYILQTSSWKRPEVGITTERQPLLNEVE, from the exons ATGGCGGTGGGATGGTTCTACCTGGCTTCCCTGGCGCTGTCATTCCTGGGTTCCATGTGCATCCTCTTTACTGTCTATTGGATGTCGAGATGGCACGGTGGCTTTGCCTGGGACGGCAGCATACTCACGTTCAACTGTCACCCGGTgctcatggttgctggcatggTGGTGTTCTACAGTGCTG CGTCCCTGGTGTACCGCCTGCCCCAGTCATGGGTGGGGCCCAAGTGGCCCTGGAAAATCGCCCACGCATCCCTGCAACTGATGGCCTTCATCCTGACCGTGCTGGGGCTGGTGGCTGTCTTTAAATATCACAACCAGGCACAGATCGCCAACCTCTACTCCCTGCACAGCTGGTTGGGCATCACCACCGTCTTCCTCTTTGCCTGCCAG TGGTTCCTGGGCTTTGCTGTGTTTCTGCTGCCCTGGGCGTCCGTGCGGCTGCGCAGTCTCCTTAAACCTGTCCACGTCTTCTTTGGAACCTCCATCCTCTCTCTGACCATTGCGTCTGTCATTTCCGGTGTTAATGAGAAGCTTTTCTTCAGTTT GAAAAATGTCACCAACCCATATTCCAGCCTGCCTGGTGAGGCTCTCTTTGCCAACAGCACTGGGATGCTGGTGGTGGTCTTCGGGCTGCTGGTGCTCTATATCCTTCAGACCTCATCCTGGAAACGCCCGGAGGTGGGGATCACGACTGAGAGACAG CCCCTGTTGAATGAAGTGGAGTGA
- the TKFC gene encoding triokinase/FMN cyclase: MTSKKLLNSVAGCADDALAGLVACNPSLQFLQGHRVALRSDLDSLRGRVALLSGGGSGHEPAHAGFIGKGMLTGVIAGAVFTSPAVGSILAAIRAVAQVGTAGTLLIVKNYTGDRLNFGLAREQARAEGIPVEMVVIGDDSAFTVLKKAGRRGLCGTVLIHKVAGALAEAGVGLEEIAKRVSVVASAMGTLGVSLSPCSVPGSRPTFELAADELELGLGIHGEAGIRRMKMATADEIVTVMLDHMTNCSNVSHVPVQAGSTVVLVVNNLGGLSYLELGIIANAAVRALEGRGVKIARALVGTFMSALEMSGLSLTLLLVDDTLLKLLDAETTASAWPNVPKVFVTGQKRTREAPRMPLEAPDSTDEGGVASKRMVLVLERVCTTLLGLEEHLNALDRAAGDGDCGTTHSRAARAIQGWLKEGPPPASPAQLLSKLSFLLLEKMGGSSGALYGLFLTAAAQPLRAGTDLPAWSAAMDAGLEAMQKYGKAAPGDRTMVDSLWAAAQELHAWKSPRADTCQILTKAVKSAEAAAQATRSMDAGAGRASYISSARLEQPDPGAVAAAAILRSILEALQNQGV, from the exons ATG ACCTCCAAGAAGCTGCTGAACTCGGTGGCAGGCTGTGCTGATGATGCCCTGGCTGGCCTGGTGGCCTGCAACCCCAGCCTGCAGTTCCTGCAGGGCCACCGTGTGGCCCTCCGCTCTGACCTGGACAGCCTCAGGGGCCGAGTGGCGCTGCTGTCGGGTGGGGGCTCCGGCCATGAGCCTGCCCACGCTG GTTTCATAGGGAAGGGGATGCTCACGGGGGTCATCGCGGGAGCTGTGTTCACCTCCCCGGCAGTGGGCAGCATCCTGGCGGCCATCAGGGCAGTGGCCCAGGTGGGCACAG CGGGGACCCTTCTCATTGTGAAGAACTACACTGGCGATCGGCTCAACTTTGGCCTGGCCCGGGAGCAGGCCCGGGCTGAGGGCATCCCGGTGGAGATGGTGGTCATTGGGGATGACAGCGCCTTTACCGTCCTGAAGAAGGCAGGCAGGCGGGGGCTCTGTGGCACAGTGCTCATACACaag GTGGCGGGTGCCCTGGCTGAGGCAGGTGTGGGGCTGGAGGAGATCGCAAAACGGGTGAGCGTGGTCGCCAGTGCCATGG GAACCCTGGGAGTGAGCTTGTCCCCCTGCAGCGTCCCTGGTTCCAGACCCACCTTTGAACTTGCAGCTGATGAGTTAGAGCTGGGCCTGG GGATCCACGGGGAAGCTGGTATACGCCGGATGAAG ATGGCAACCGCTGACGAGATCGTGACAGTCATGCTCGACCACATGACCAACTGCTCCAACGTGTCCCATGTGCCTGTGCAGGCTG GCTCCACAGTGGTGCTAGTTGTCAACAACCTGGGTGGCCTGTCATATCTGGAACTGGGCATCATCGCCAATGCTGCAGTCCGCGCTCTGG AGGGCCGCGGGGTCAAGATCGCCCGTGCCCTGGTGGGCACCTTCATGTCGGCGCTGGAGATGTCGGGCCTTTCTCTCACCCTTCTGCTAGTGGATGATACCCTCCTGAAACTGCTAG ATGCTGAGACCACCGCATCGGCCTGGCCCAATGTGCCCAAGGTCTTTGTGACTGGGCAGAAGCGGACCCGGGAAGCACCCAGAATGCCCCTAGAGGCTCCTGATTCCACTGATGAAGGAG GCGTAGCCTCCAAGCGGATGGTGCTTGTGCTAGAGCGGGTGTGCACTACCCTCCTGGGCCTGGAGGAACATCTGAACGCCCTGGACCGCGCTGCCGGCGATGGGGACTGTGGCACCACCCACAGCCGCGCTGCCAGAG CGATCCAGGGGTGGCTGAAGGAGGGTCCACCccctgccagcccagcccagcttcTCTCCAAACTGTCCTTCCTGCTACTGGAGAAGATGGGAGGCTCGTCTGGGGCA CTGTATGGCCTGTTCCTGACGGCCGCGGCCCAGCCACTCAGGGCCGGCACTGACCTCCCAGCCTGGTCTGCCGCCATGGACGCCGGCCTGGAGGCCATGCAGAA GTATGGAAAGGCTGCCCCAGGGGACAGGACTATG GTGGATTCCCTGTGGGCAGCAGCGCAGGAGCTCCACGCCTGGAAGAGCCCGCGGGCTGATACGTGCCAGATCCTGACCAAAGCAGTCAAG AGCGCAGAAGCTGCAGCCCAGGCCACCAGGAGCATGGACGCGGGAGCTGGAAGAGCCAGTTATATAAGCTCTGCGCGGCTGGAGCAGCCAGACCCCGGGGCGGTGGCCGCTGCGGCCATTCTCCGCTCCATCCTGGAGGCCTTGCAAAACCAGGGTGTGTGA
- the TMEM138 gene encoding transmembrane protein 138, producing the protein MLQTGNYSLVLSLQFLLLSYDLFVNSFSELLRMAPVIQLVLFIIQDITVLFNIIIIFLMFFNTFVFQAGLVNLLFHKFKGTIILTAVYFALSISLHVWVMNLRWKDPNRFVWTDGLQTLFVFQRLAAVLYCYFYKRTAVRLGDPRFYQDSVWLRKEFLQVRR; encoded by the exons ATGCTCCAGACTGGTAACTACAGCCTGGTGCTGTCCCTGCAGTTCCTGCTGCTGTCCTATGACCTCTTTGTCAATTCCTTCTCAGAGCTGCTCCGAATGGCTCCTGTCATCCAGCTGGTGCTCTTCAT CATCCAGGATATTACAGTCCTcttcaacatcatcatcatcttcctcaTGTTCTTCAACACCTTCGTCTTCCAGGCGGGCCTGGTCAACCTCCTGTTCCACAAGTTCAAAGGGACCATCATCCTGACAGCTGTGTACTTCGCCCTCAGCATCTCCCTCCACGTCTGGGTCATG AACTTGCGCTGGAAAGACCCTAACCGCTTTGTCTGGACGGACGGACTCCAAACGCTGTTTGTATTCCAGAGGCTAG CGGCAGTGTTGTACTGTTACTTCTACAAGCGGACAGCTGTGCGGCTGGGCGACCCCCGCTTCTACCAGGACTCTGTGTGGCTGCGCAAGGAGTTCCTGCAGGTCCGGAGGTGA